The following nucleotide sequence is from Lysobacter panacisoli.
GGGCTTCACCCCGGCGCTGTGTGCGACGCTGCTCAAGCCCACCGCCGATCACCACCGCGACAACTTCGTCTTCCGTACCTTCAACAAGTACTACGACAAGGTCGCCAAGACCTACGTCGGCCACATCGGTGCGGCGATCAAGCACACGCCGCGCTGGATGGCGGTGTTCGGTCTGCTGGTCGTGCTGTGCGGCTTCCTGTACACGCGCATGCCGGGCAGCTTCCTGCCCGAGGAAGACCAGGGCTATGCCATCGCCCTGATCAACCTGCCGCCGGGCGCGTCGATCACGCGTACCAACGCCGTGCTCGACCAGGTGCGCGAGACGATGATGAAGGAAGACGGTTTCGACGGCATCTTCACCGTCGCCGGCTTCAGCTTCGTCGGTCAGGGTGAGAACGTCGGCATCGCCTTCGTCCGCCTCAAGCCGTGGGACGAACGCAAGGTCACCGCCACGGATTTCATCCAGAAGGCGAACATGGCGTTGTTCGGGATCCGCGACGCGCAGATCTTCGTGATCAACCTGCCGACGGTGAGCGGACTGGGCCAGTTCGGCGGCTTCGACATGTACCTGCAGGACCGCCAGGGCCAGGGCCGTGCGGCGTTGACCGAGGCGCGCAACACGCTGCTCGGCAAGGCCGGCCAGAACACCGCGCTGACCGCGGTGCGTCCGAACGCACTGGAAGAAGCACCGCAGCTCAAGCTCGACGTCGACCGCGTGCAGGCGACGTCGATGGGCCTGTCGGTGGGCGACATCTACAGCGCGATCCAGCTGATGCTGGCGCCGGTCTACGTCAACGACTTCGTCGACGCCGGCCGCGTGAAGCGCGTGACCATGCAGGCCGACGCGCCGTACCGCACCGGACCGGAGTCGCTGGCGCGCATCTACACGCCAAGCCCGCTGACCACCGCCGAAGGCGCATCGACGCCGTCGATGGTGCCGCTGTCGAACGTCGTGCACAGCCACTGGATCACCGCGTCGCCGTCGCTGACCCGCTACAACGGCTACGCGGCGGTGGAGATCGTGGGTTCGCAGGCGCCGGGCCACAGCTCGGGTGAAGCGATGACGGCGATGCAGAACATCGTCGACAACGACCTGCCCGAGGGCTTCGGCTACGACTGGACTGGCCAGTCGTACCAGGAAATCCTGTCGGGCAACCAGGCGCCGGCGCTGCTCGCGCTGTCGATCCTGGTGGTGTTCCTGTGCCTGGCGGCGTTGTACGAGAGCTGGTCGGTGCCGGTCGCGGTGCTGCTGGTGGTGCCGCTGGGTGCGCTCGGTGCGGTGCTGTTCTCGCTGCTGCGCGACCTGCCCAACGACATCTACTTCAAGATCGGCCTCATCACCGTGATTGGCCTGGCGGCCAAGAACGCGATCCTGATCGTGGAGTTCGCCATCGAGCAGCGCCAGCACGGCAAGACGCTGCGCGCTGCGACGATCGAAGCGGCGCACCTGCGTTTCCGCCCGATCCTGATGACCTCGTTCGCTTTCATCATGGGCGTGTTCCCGCTGGCCATTTCCAGCGGTGCGGGCGCCAACGCGCGTCACGCCATCGGCACGGGCGTGATCGGCGGCATGGTCTTCGCGACGTTCCTCGGCCTGCTGCTGATCCCGCTGTTCTACGTCGCGGTGCGTCGCCTGCTTGGCGACAAGCTCGACGAGAAGCCGGTCATCATCCGAGACGATGAGGACGAGGAACCCGCACCGCGACCGGCGACCTGATCGCCATCGCGTCGGCAGGAAAAAGGAAAAGCCCGCCGAAAGGCGGGCTTTTCGTTGGTGCGGTGTGCGCGACGAGTCAGCGCGGACGCAACCACTCCAGGTCGCGCAATGCGGCGTCGTAGGCCAGTTCCAGTTCTTGCGTGCGCGCACGAGCGAGCGCCTGGACGTCGGGCGGCAGGTGCGCGACGCGGTCGGGAAGATACTCGTCCAGTCGGGCGCGGTAGGCGGCCTCGATCGTCGTGCGATCCGCATCGCGCGCGACGCCGAGCACCTGGTGCCACATCGCCGGCGGTTCGCCGGGCATCGGCGGCGGTTGCACGACCGGGCGCGCGTCGCGAAGGTTCGGCCACATCACCGCGACCAGCCAGTAGCCGAGCGCGCCGCCGCCGATGATGACGGTCCATTCGGTCAGGGTCATGCCAGTTCCTCGATTCGTTCGCGTGCGCGCAGCAGCGCGGCGTCATCGCCGCGGAACGCCATCGCGTAGGAGAGCCGTTCGCGCATTGCGTCGCCGGTGCGGCGCGCCTCGTCGCGATCGAGCCAATGTGCGATCGTGGCGACCGCATCGCCGTGCAGGCCGTGGCGCAGGGAGAGGCGCCGCACGACGTTGATCGCGTGCGGTGGACAACACAGCAGTTCGAAGCCCATCGAAAGCGCTTGCCGCGAATCCAGCCCGTACACGCGGCGATGACGCCACACCTGCAACGCGACCCATGCCGTCGTCGCGTACACGAGCACCAGCAGCGCCAGCAGCGCGAGCGGATGCGCGTACGCCCACAGCAACAGCGGAAGGCCTACGAGCAGTAGCACCCAAAGGACGCGACAACCGCCATTCACCGCGCCGAGCGACACGATGAAATGACGCGTGCCCGGACGCTGCGCAGTACCGTCGCAGTCATCTTCGGAAAGCCAGCTGCAACGGAACAGCGGTCCGGCCGGGCGCAGCGGATCGGGCAGGAACACGCGCCGTCCGCGGAACTCGACCGGCCCGCCGGCCGATGCGCGCCAACGCGGGCCGGCCCGCGTCAGCGCGATCTCGTCGTAATGCAGCAGCAACGCGGAGTCCTGCAGGTACAGCGCGTATACGCCGAGCACCAGCAGCAGCTCCATCGGCAGGTTCATTCCGACGATTCGTCCTTGCCGCCGAACAGCTTGCGGATCGCCGCGCCGATGCCGACCAGGCCAATCAGCACCAGCTTCCACGCCTTCGCCAGGAACACCGCGATCGCCGCGAAGAAGCCCTTCTTCGACGCCACTGCCGCCGCGCCACCGGTGATCAGCGCCGCCAGACCGTACTCGGCGACGTGGTCGCCCGCCTTGTACTCGGCGTACTTCTCGCCGCTGTTGAACGCGTAGCCGGGCACGAGTTCCTTGAACTCCGAAACCGCACCGTCCAGGCCTTCCGGATCGGCGACGAGGATCACTTCCATCACGCCGCGACGGCCGAGCAGACGCGTGTTGTAGTTCACGACCTTGTGGTGGTTCTGCTCGCCCTCGGCGAGGATCGCCCATTCGAGCAGGTTGAGCTGGTTGTCGTACTGCGGCTTGAAGCCCCAGCCCTCGATGCGCAGCGTTTCCCAGCCGCGCTTGCGGCGTTCCTCGTTCGACTGCTCGGCGCCTTCGCGGACCGAGGCGAGGATCTCGTTGGCGTCGAGGGACTCGTTGTCCTTGACGTAACCGACCTCGTCGAAGCTGAAGAAGGCGAACCAGTTCATCGCCTCCGGCGCGAGCGTGTACTCGTCCGCATCGCCCGACGGGTTCTGCATCAGCTCATTGAGCTTGCGCGTGCCTGCGGCGCCGAGGAACTGATAGCCCTCCGGTACGTCGATCGTCGCGCGATCGCCGATCCGGCCCTTGGTCGGCCCGACCTGCCACGGCAACTGTGTCACGGCGTCGTCGCCGTCTTCTTCCTGTGCCGCCACGGGCAATGCGGTCGCCAGCGCCAAGACGAACGCGACCATCAGGAACCACCAACGCTTTCCCATGCTCTTCCCCTGATTGTGATGAAGCTTCCCCTGGAGTTTCGAACGATCCCCATCGTCCACCCGCGCGCCTGTCGTTGGACGGGGCGGGCAGCGGAAGCCTAGGTGCGGCGGGGTCGCCGTGCAACCGAGCGTTGGGGAATTCCAGGACGAGGGGTATTGGAAGCCGGCATAGTCCGACGCGGCAATGCGGATATTTCCGAGCGCGTTGCGTCACGGCCGCACAAAAGAAAAAACCCGACAGCTTTCGCTGCCGGGCTTTCCAGACCGCCGGGAGGGGTGGCGGAGAGAGTCGGAAAGTAAAAGGAGAGAGAAGAGGTTGCTTGCGCGGTTACTTGGCGGCCTTCGGGGCGGCGGCGCTGACGGTCTTCGCGACGTCGGCCTGCACGCCGCGTGCAGCGGCTTCGAACTGCGACTTAGCCAGCTCGGTGATCGCGCCCTGGGTCTTCAGGGAGCGGCCGAAGACTTCCTGGCCGGTGGCGACGCCGCGCTCGAAGTTCTCGCGCGCAACCTGCGCGCCCTTCGGCCAAAGCGTCTTGAGGGAGTCGAAATCGCGCGCTTCGGCGGCTTCGCCAAGGAAGGCGAAGGTCGCGTTGACGCGGTCCTCGATCGCCGACAGCTGCAGGCCGAAGACGGCCTCGGCGTTGTCGAGGGCCAGGCGGTTGACCTGCGCGGCCGTCTCCGCGAACTGGCGCGTCGCGGCGGCGAACTGTTCGTTGAACGGCTGGTACATGTGCGGTCTCCTGGATCAATCCGCGGGAAGGGTCGGATTGTGCGGTGCAGCATAACCCGGTCTTTGTTGCAATGCAACATGGCCGGCGGGCGGGTTCAGGCCGCGTTGGGCCCTCACACGCGGGGTGGCAGAATCGGCCGGCCGGCGCTCGGCATGGACACCATCGCCCAGAAGGATGACCAGACGATGATCGCCTCTCCCCCAGGCCGTACTGGTGTCCGCTGTCCGCGAGGCCTGCTGGCCACGCTGGTGCTGGCCGCCATCCTTTCCGTCCTCTGCCCGGCCCGCGCGGCGCAGACGCCTGCCACGGTTCCGCCAGCGGTCGCCCCGGCGGCGCCGGAGGGTGAACCCTGCGTCGGCCTCGTGCTCGGCGGCGGCGGCGCGCGCGGTTCGGCGCACATCGGCGTGCTCAAGGTGCTCGAGCGCGAACGCATCCCCGTCTGCCGCGTTGCCGGCACCAGCATGGGCGCGATCGTCGGCGGCCTGTACTCGGCCGGCTATACGCCCGCCGAGATGGAAGACCTGATCCGCACCATCGACTGGGCCGACATGTTCGTCGACGATCCGCCGCGCGCGGGCCAGCCGATGCGGCGCAAGGACGCCGATTTCCGATACCTGCTCGACCTCGAGATCGGCTACGCGAACGGCCGCGTCGTGTTGCCGGTGGGCATCGTGCAGGGCCAGAAGCTGCTGATGCTGCTGCGCCGCCTCACCGTGTCGACCTGGGACGTGCACGACTTCGACCAGTTGCCGATCCCGTTCCGCGCTGTCGCGGCCGACATCATCACCGGCGACAAGGTGGTGTGGGACGAAGGCGACCTCGCGTTGGCCATCCGTTCGAGCATGTCGGTGCCGGGCGCGTTCGCACCCGTGCGCGTGGACGATCACCTGCTGGTCGATGGCGGCATGGCCGACAACGTGCCGGTCGATGTCGTGCGCGACATGGGCGCGCACCGGATGATCGTGGTGGACGTGGGCTCGCCGCTGCACAAGGAAGCGTCGCTGACCAATCCGGTCGTGATCATGGACCAGATGATCACGGCGCTGATGACCGAGAAGACGCGTGCGCAGCTCGCCACGCTCGGTGACGGCGACGTGCTGATCACGCCGGAACTGGGCGACATCACCGCGGCGGAGTTCAACCGTGGCGCCGAGGCCATCGAGATCGGCGAACGTGCCGCCGAGGCGGCGTTGCCGAAACTGCGCGCGCTGTCGGTCGACGAAGCCACCTACGCTGCCTATCGCGCGCGCCAGCAACGGCGCGAGTTCGATCCGAAGCTGGTGTCGTTCCTCGAAGTGCTGCACGGGCGTTCGCCGTCGGCGACGCGCCAGGTCGAGCGCGCGGTCGCGGACAATCTCGACAAGCCGTATGAGTCGGAGCGCGTCGAGAAGACCATCGGCACCGCCTACGGAGACGGACGCTTCCAGCAGATCGATTACCGCCTGGTCGAACGCGACGGCGAGTACGGGCTGCAGATCCTCCCGGCCGAGAAGCCGTGGTCGGCGTTCGGCAAGCTGGGCTTCCAGCTGGACGACAACTTCAACGGCCGCAACAGCTACATGGTCTCGGCGGAACTGACCTTCAACGACGTGAACCGCCTTGGCGCGGAATGGCGCAACGTGCTGCGGCTGGGCCGCATCACCGGATTGCGCTCGGAGTTCTACCAGCCGTTCGGCGAAAGCGGCGCGTTCTACCTGCAACCGTCGCTGGAGTTGCGCAACGAATCGCTGCCGCTGTGGAACGACGGCAACCAGCTCGCGGAATTCCGCATCAATCGGCGCAGCGTCGCGTTGCAGGCCGGATTCACGCCCCAGCCGGAATGGCGGATCAGTGCCGAACTGGTGCGCGGGCGCGATCGCGGCGATCTGCTGATCGGCAATCCCAGCGACTTCAGTGGCGATGAAGAGGAATACGCGGGCGTCATCTACAACGCGACCTGGGACACGCTGGACAGCATCAACTTCCCCACCAAGGGCGTGCGCCTCAGCGCAGACCTGGAAACCTACTACGACGCCCTCGGCGCGAATGTCGAAGGCGATGTCGCGCGCGTCACCGGCGACTGGGCGCAGGCGTGGGGTCGCTACCACCTGCTGCTGGGCGCGCGCCTGACCAGCGCGCTGGAAGACGACGACTTCTTCCAGACGCAGGGCTTCCTCGGCGGATTCCTCAATCTTTCCGGCTTCGACGAGCGCGCGCTGTTCGGCAACCAGACCGCGCTCGCGCGTGCGGTGATGTACCGCCGCACCGGCAACACCAGTCGTCTGTTCTCGCTACCGATGTACGTCGGCGCCAGCCTGGAAACCGGCAACGCGTGGCGGAGCAAGGACGACGTCGACGCCGACGACCTG
It contains:
- a CDS encoding phasin family protein, giving the protein MYQPFNEQFAAATRQFAETAAQVNRLALDNAEAVFGLQLSAIEDRVNATFAFLGEAAEARDFDSLKTLWPKGAQVARENFERGVATGQEVFGRSLKTQGAITELAKSQFEAAARGVQADVAKTVSAAAPKAAK
- a CDS encoding multidrug efflux RND transporter permease subunit, whose amino-acid sequence is MSRFFINHPVFAWVIAILISLCGVLAILNLGVESYPSIAPPQVTVSASYPGASAETAEGAVTQVIEQQLTGIDNLVYFNSSSSSSGGTNITLTFEPGTDPDIAQVQVQNKVALATPRLPTEVTQQGVVVAKANAGFLKVVALRSEDESMDRDALSDIIASRVLDQIARVPGVGSTQLFGSEYAMNIWLNPDQLRGYGLSASQALQAVRGQNVQFAAGKVGADPAPEGQGFTATVSAEGRYSTPEQFGNIILRTNADGTTVKLRDVARIGLGAASYGFDSRWDGKPAAGFAIQLAPGANALGVAEDVTKRMNELQSTFPNGVTWFSPYDSSTFVAVSIKEVVKTLFEAIVLVFLVMLIFLQNFRATLIPTLVIPIALLGTFLGMYFIGFTINQLSLFGMVLAIGIVVDDAIVVIENVERIMTEEGLSPKAATRKSMGQISGAVVAITVVLAAVFIPSAFQGGSAGEIYKQFAITIAMAMGFSAFLALGFTPALCATLLKPTADHHRDNFVFRTFNKYYDKVAKTYVGHIGAAIKHTPRWMAVFGLLVVLCGFLYTRMPGSFLPEEDQGYAIALINLPPGASITRTNAVLDQVRETMMKEDGFDGIFTVAGFSFVGQGENVGIAFVRLKPWDERKVTATDFIQKANMALFGIRDAQIFVINLPTVSGLGQFGGFDMYLQDRQGQGRAALTEARNTLLGKAGQNTALTAVRPNALEEAPQLKLDVDRVQATSMGLSVGDIYSAIQLMLAPVYVNDFVDAGRVKRVTMQADAPYRTGPESLARIYTPSPLTTAEGASTPSMVPLSNVVHSHWITASPSLTRYNGYAAVEIVGSQAPGHSSGEAMTAMQNIVDNDLPEGFGYDWTGQSYQEILSGNQAPALLALSILVVFLCLAALYESWSVPVAVLLVVPLGALGAVLFSLLRDLPNDIYFKIGLITVIGLAAKNAILIVEFAIEQRQHGKTLRAATIEAAHLRFRPILMTSFAFIMGVFPLAISSGAGANARHAIGTGVIGGMVFATFLGLLLIPLFYVAVRRLLGDKLDEKPVIIRDDEDEEPAPRPAT
- a CDS encoding J domain-containing protein, with translation MTLTEWTVIIGGGALGYWLVAVMWPNLRDARPVVQPPPMPGEPPAMWHQVLGVARDADRTTIEAAYRARLDEYLPDRVAHLPPDVQALARARTQELELAYDAALRDLEWLRPR
- a CDS encoding DUF2167 domain-containing protein; protein product: MGKRWWFLMVAFVLALATALPVAAQEEDGDDAVTQLPWQVGPTKGRIGDRATIDVPEGYQFLGAAGTRKLNELMQNPSGDADEYTLAPEAMNWFAFFSFDEVGYVKDNESLDANEILASVREGAEQSNEERRKRGWETLRIEGWGFKPQYDNQLNLLEWAILAEGEQNHHKVVNYNTRLLGRRGVMEVILVADPEGLDGAVSEFKELVPGYAFNSGEKYAEYKAGDHVAEYGLAALITGGAAAVASKKGFFAAIAVFLAKAWKLVLIGLVGIGAAIRKLFGGKDESSE
- a CDS encoding patatin-like phospholipase family protein, with the protein product MDTIAQKDDQTMIASPPGRTGVRCPRGLLATLVLAAILSVLCPARAAQTPATVPPAVAPAAPEGEPCVGLVLGGGGARGSAHIGVLKVLERERIPVCRVAGTSMGAIVGGLYSAGYTPAEMEDLIRTIDWADMFVDDPPRAGQPMRRKDADFRYLLDLEIGYANGRVVLPVGIVQGQKLLMLLRRLTVSTWDVHDFDQLPIPFRAVAADIITGDKVVWDEGDLALAIRSSMSVPGAFAPVRVDDHLLVDGGMADNVPVDVVRDMGAHRMIVVDVGSPLHKEASLTNPVVIMDQMITALMTEKTRAQLATLGDGDVLITPELGDITAAEFNRGAEAIEIGERAAEAALPKLRALSVDEATYAAYRARQQRREFDPKLVSFLEVLHGRSPSATRQVERAVADNLDKPYESERVEKTIGTAYGDGRFQQIDYRLVERDGEYGLQILPAEKPWSAFGKLGFQLDDNFNGRNSYMVSAELTFNDVNRLGAEWRNVLRLGRITGLRSEFYQPFGESGAFYLQPSLELRNESLPLWNDGNQLAEFRINRRSVALQAGFTPQPEWRISAELVRGRDRGDLLIGNPSDFSGDEEEYAGVIYNATWDTLDSINFPTKGVRLSADLETYYDALGANVEGDVARVTGDWAQAWGRYHLLLGARLTSALEDDDFFQTQGFLGGFLNLSGFDERALFGNQTALARAVMYRRTGNTSRLFSLPMYVGASLETGNAWRSKDDVDADDLILAGSLFIGFSTPLGPMFLAYGGNDEGESSWYLTFGSLLRPEVK